Proteins from one Triticum aestivum cultivar Chinese Spring chromosome 7A, IWGSC CS RefSeq v2.1, whole genome shotgun sequence genomic window:
- the LOC123149973 gene encoding F-box/kelch-repeat protein At1g22040 has translation MGASLSFPSNGKQTLEHREASKPGSSKKLRPGHYHPRLIPDLPDEISLQILARMPRVWYLSSKRVSRSWKAAITGMELYRVRKELGVDEEWIYILTKAANGKLSWHAFDPLCSRWQRLPLMPVVARGGSRLGGLVSAGIRISGVIRGLLGQEDWLDKIPFCACAIGTVDGCLYVLGGFSRATAIKSVWKYDPAVNLWQEVSSMSAARAFGRTGLLNNKLYVVGGVIREETGLAPLQSAEVFDPTTGIWADVPNMPFSKAQTLPTAFLADLLKPVATGIVSFGGKLYVPQSLYSWPFFVDVGGEVFDPATDSWSDMPVGLSEGWPGRQAGTKLSAVVDGDLYALEPPTCSDSGKIKMYDSNEDTWKAVVSQVPVGDFAESKCPYLLAGFLGKLHLVIKDANGKVSIVQTDALRPMDATGSTCQNPVVSWEQGTDVWRTVGSKKFAVAELVSCQALSI, from the coding sequence ATGGGGGCGTCTCTCAGCTTCCCCAGCAACGGGAAGCAAACACTGGAGCACAGGGAAGCGTCAAAACCAGGTTCCTCAAAGAAGCTGCGCCCTGGTCATTACCACCCGAGGCTGATTCCTGACCTCCCGGATGAGATCTCCCTGCAAATCCTCGCGAGGATGCCAAGGGTGTGGTATCTTAGCAGCAAGAGGGTTTCACGGAGCTGGAAGGCCGCCATCACTGGCATGGAGTTGTATCGGGTGAGGAAGGAGCTTGGTGTGGATGAGGAATGGATTTACATACTGACCAAGGCGGCCAATGGCAAGCTGTCGTGGCACGCCTTTGATCCGCTTTGCAGCCGATGGCAGAGACTGCCGCTCATGCCTGTGGTTGCTCGTGGGGGAAGCCGTTTAGGGGGTTTGGTGAGTGCTGGGATTAGGATCTCTGGTGTCATTAGAGGCTTGCTTGGCCAAGAGGATTGGTTAGACAAGATTCCCTTTTGTGCTTGCGCCATTGGAACGGTCGATGGATGCCTCTATGTTCTGGGCGGTTTCTCTAGAGCCACAGCAATCAAAAGCGTATGGAAGTATGATCCAGCTGTAAATTTGTGGCAGGAAGTAAGCTCAATGAGCGCCGCGCGAGCGTTTGGCAGGACTGGCCTTTTGAACAACAAGCTGTATGTTGTTGGCGGTGTCATCAGGGAAGAAACTGGATTAGCTCCGCTTCAATCTGCTGAAGTGTTTGACCCAACCACAGGAATCTGGGCAGATGTGCCAAACATGCCCTTCTCTAAAGCACAAACTCTGCCGACTGCATTCCTGGCTGACTTACTGAAGCCGGTTGCTACAGGAATAGTCTCATTTGGAGGCAAGCTGTATGTGCCTCAGAGCCTATATTCCTGGCCATTCTTTGTTGACGTTGGCGGGGAGGTGTTCGATCCTGCGACGGACTCATGGTCAGACATGCCTGTAGGCCTGAGCGAGGGTTGGCCTGGGAGGCAAGCCGGGACAAAATTAAGTGCTGTTGTGGATGGGGACCTATATGCTTTGGAGCCCCCAACTTGTTCTGATAGTGGCAAGATAAAGATGTACGATTCCAATGAGGATACATGGAAGGCTGTTGTCAGCCAGGTGCCTGTTGGTGACTTTGCAGAGTCAAAGTGTCCGTACTTGCTTGCGGGGTTTCTTGGGAAGCTCCATTTGGTTATCAAAGATGCAAATGGCAAGGTCAGTATCGTGCAAACGGACGCTCTGAGGCCTATGGATGCAACTGGCTCGACATGCCAAAACCCAGTCGTCTCCTGGGAGCAAGGCACTGATGTTTGGAGAACCGTGGGCTCGAAGAAATTTGCGGTTGCTGAACTTGTTAGCTGCCAGGCGCTCAGCATATGA
- the LOC123149033 gene encoding 60S ribosomal protein L9 has protein sequence MKTILASETMEIPEEVTVKVSAKMISVTGPRGTLTRNFKHLNLDFQLQEGGRKLKVDAWFGTRKTMAAIRTAISHVQNLITGVTKGFRYKMRFVYAHFPINASITAANRGIEIRNFLGEKKVRKVDMLDGVTILRSEKVKDEIVLDGNDIELVSRSAALINQKCHVKNKDIRKFLDGIYVSDKGAIKEE, from the exons ATGAAGACCATCCTGGCGTCGGAGACGATGGAGATCCCGGAGGAGGTGACCGTGAAGGTGTCGGCGAAGATGATCTCGGTGACGGGGCCGCGGGGGACGCTGACCCGCAACTTCAAGCACCTCAACCTCGACTTCCAGCTGCAGGAGGGCGGGCGCAAGCTCAAGGTGGACGCCTGGTTCGGCACCCGCAAGACCATGGCCGCCATCCGCACCGCCATCTCCCACGTCCAGAACCTCATCACCGGGGTCACCAAGGGCTTCCGCTACAAGATGCGCTTCGTGTATGCTCACTTCCCCATCAACGCCTCCATCACCGCCGCCAACCGGGGCATCGAGATCAGGAACTTCCTCGGCGAGAAGAAG GTGAGGAAGGTGGACATGCTCGACGGGGTCACCATCTTGCGGTCCGAGAAGGTCAAGGATGAGATCGTCCTCGACGGCAATGACATCGAGCTCGTCTCCCGCTCCGCCGCCCTCATCAACCAG AAATGCCACGTCAAGAACAAGGATATCAGGAAGTTCTTGGACGGTATCTACGTCAGCGACAAGGGCGCCATCAAGGAGGAGTAG